The Acidianus manzaensis genome has a window encoding:
- the rfbB gene encoding dTDP-glucose 4,6-dehydratase, protein MIMLVTGGMGFIGSNFIRYIVENKKDDEQEVKFPIINVDNLSYGSHPDNLKGIDETKHKFIYADITDKEKIEEIIKQHKPEIIINFAAQSHVDRSIKDPTQFVKTNVLGTLNLLEAARKYDTRFIQIGTDEEYGEIEKGSFTENDKLTPSSPYSASKASATLLTLSYVKTYSLDAIVTRTSNNFGPRQYPEKLIPKTIIRTLLNLPIPVYGTGKNVRDWIYVEDNCEAIYTVAKKGKKGEIYNISANQEKTNLEIIKEVVKIMNKEEKIKFVEDRPGHDIRYSINSQKIRGLGWEPKHTFQEALKKTVEWYIQNEWWWKKILTPEVIAETPWK, encoded by the coding sequence ATTATTATGCTAGTTACAGGCGGAATGGGATTCATTGGCTCAAACTTCATAAGATACATAGTAGAAAACAAAAAAGATGATGAACAAGAAGTTAAATTCCCCATAATAAACGTAGACAATCTAAGTTACGGCTCACATCCAGATAACCTAAAAGGAATAGACGAAACAAAACACAAATTCATCTACGCAGACATAACAGACAAAGAAAAAATAGAAGAAATAATAAAACAGCACAAACCAGAAATAATAATAAATTTCGCAGCACAAAGCCACGTAGATAGAAGCATAAAAGACCCAACACAATTCGTAAAAACAAACGTCCTAGGCACACTGAATCTACTAGAAGCAGCAAGAAAATACGATACCAGATTCATCCAAATAGGGACAGACGAAGAATACGGAGAAATAGAAAAAGGATCATTCACAGAAAACGACAAACTAACACCATCATCACCATACTCAGCATCAAAAGCATCAGCAACACTACTAACCCTATCCTACGTAAAAACATACTCATTAGACGCAATAGTAACCAGAACATCAAACAACTTCGGACCAAGACAATACCCAGAAAAACTAATACCAAAAACAATAATAAGAACACTCCTAAACCTACCAATACCAGTTTACGGAACAGGAAAAAACGTAAGAGACTGGATATACGTAGAAGACAACTGCGAAGCAATATACACAGTAGCGAAAAAAGGAAAAAAAGGAGAAATATACAACATATCAGCAAACCAAGAAAAAACCAACCTAGAAATAATAAAAGAAGTAGTTAAAATAATGAACAAAGAAGAAAAAATAAAATTCGTAGAAGACAGACCAGGCCATGACATAAGATACAGCATAAACTCACAAAAAATAAGAGGACTGGGATGGGAACCAAAACACACATTCCAAGAAGCACTAAAGAAAACAGTAGAATGGTACATACAAAACGAATGGTGGTGGAAAAAAATACTAACACCAGAAGTAATAGCAGAAACACCATGGAAATAA
- a CDS encoding AsnC family protein, producing MQLLSQKNKLSTLLYYIQRFGDLNPKILGLLSGIKDAEELISYLRNNYEYRTFPFFNEKALGLDKYIFTIYSRRKFDLLKLYEMFDGMIGFALRDVFNPSSINLMIYSNSLSFFKIFDYLLDNDFIYHYEYLGKVKSRLIYPLDYSMFNFETKEFEGISPREREPFQNVDLTDDFKPDYYDVRIIGMKQERTDVGLKELSSLLGISFRDLLYHYQKHVAGKGLIPSYITYFTRFTFRLQVIFNKEETLRYLTRIPTLYYVHVLDNYYVAHILGWKGQLLKYVEFIKEAEYEFNDKVYLSVHPYTSKYLLTASIPYEHFTEDGKWDFNVERMISKAEKVIEVIK from the coding sequence GTGCAGTTACTTTCTCAGAAGAACAAACTTTCTACACTCCTCTATTACATTCAGAGGTTTGGAGATTTAAACCCAAAAATTTTGGGATTATTATCTGGAATAAAGGATGCTGAAGAATTAATCAGCTATCTGAGGAATAATTACGAGTACAGGACTTTTCCTTTCTTCAATGAGAAAGCTTTGGGATTGGATAAGTACATTTTTACTATTTATTCTCGAAGGAAATTTGATTTGTTGAAATTGTATGAAATGTTTGATGGAATGATTGGTTTCGCTTTGAGAGATGTTTTCAATCCTTCCTCAATTAATTTGATGATTTATTCAAATAGTTTAAGTTTTTTCAAGATTTTTGATTATTTGCTTGATAATGATTTTATTTATCATTATGAGTACTTAGGAAAAGTAAAAAGCAGATTAATTTATCCTTTAGATTATTCAATGTTCAATTTTGAAACGAAAGAATTTGAGGGAATTTCTCCTAGGGAAAGAGAACCATTTCAGAATGTTGATTTGACGGATGATTTTAAGCCAGATTATTATGACGTAAGAATAATAGGAATGAAACAAGAAAGAACAGACGTTGGTTTGAAAGAGCTTTCATCTCTTCTGGGGATCTCATTTAGAGATCTGCTGTATCACTATCAGAAGCATGTTGCAGGAAAAGGATTAATACCATCATATATTACTTATTTTACTAGGTTTACTTTTAGGCTACAAGTCATCTTTAATAAGGAAGAGACGTTAAGGTATTTAACTAGAATTCCTACTTTATACTATGTTCACGTTTTAGATAATTATTATGTTGCTCATATCCTAGGTTGGAAGGGTCAATTGTTAAAGTACGTTGAGTTCATCAAAGAAGCTGAATACGAATTTAACGATAAAGTGTACTTGTCTGTTCATCCTTATACTTCTAAGTATCTTTTGACTGCTTCTATTCCTTATGAGCATTTTACTGAAGATGGGAAGTGGGATTTTAATGTTGAAAGGATGATTTCGAAAGCTGAGAAGGTGATTGAGGTAATAAAATAG
- a CDS encoding AAA family ATPase, giving the protein MLFSTRPKEDRKDLYDREKEIEMIKDSIFRGEWTAVLGIRRIGKSSVVNVSVKESGSIPIYVNLTRLNTTKKKQYDKASFLSLLLESTNLTIRNYTFLGKISRIISNIVGLEEVDFSSLKVKGKLKKIDTKDLSYLFLELDRLAKDNRKKVTIVLDEAQELSKIAGINFPSLFHDIYEECNNTVVIFTGSMIRILESTLKDIEYQEPFFGRYIRKITLERFTKDQSEDFLTKGFEEEGISVDKQIIDEAVQKLDGIPGWLTIFGSEYSFAVKHGQKPRIDDIVSKAEEEAKSEAKNFLENSQSPLRYSAIILALDRLGGTGELKEIKKVSSTILDEEIPEPRVYELLNRLVDYTLVEKIDDKYSLPTDEPNRKGIVKSAEEIFKSETQRD; this is encoded by the coding sequence ATGCTTTTCTCCACCAGGCCAAAAGAAGATAGAAAAGACCTTTACGATAGAGAGAAAGAAATAGAAATGATAAAGGACAGTATTTTTAGAGGAGAATGGACAGCAGTATTAGGAATTAGAAGAATAGGAAAAAGTAGCGTAGTTAACGTTTCTGTAAAAGAAAGCGGAAGCATACCAATTTACGTTAATTTAACTAGACTAAACACAACGAAGAAGAAACAGTACGATAAGGCTTCATTCCTCTCATTACTTCTCGAAAGCACAAATTTAACAATAAGGAATTATACTTTTCTAGGGAAAATATCTAGAATTATTTCAAATATAGTCGGTTTAGAAGAAGTCGATTTTTCTTCACTAAAAGTTAAAGGAAAACTGAAAAAAATTGATACTAAAGATCTCTCCTATTTATTCTTAGAATTAGATCGATTAGCAAAAGACAATAGAAAAAAAGTGACAATAGTGCTGGATGAAGCACAAGAGTTAAGCAAAATTGCAGGAATAAATTTCCCTTCCCTTTTTCACGATATTTATGAAGAATGCAACAATACCGTGGTCATCTTCACTGGGAGTATGATCAGAATTTTAGAGAGTACGCTGAAAGATATAGAGTATCAAGAACCATTTTTTGGAAGATATATAAGGAAAATTACCTTAGAAAGGTTTACTAAAGACCAAAGTGAAGACTTCCTTACCAAAGGTTTCGAAGAAGAAGGAATTTCAGTGGATAAACAAATTATAGATGAAGCAGTTCAAAAACTAGACGGAATTCCAGGTTGGTTAACCATATTCGGTTCTGAATACTCATTCGCAGTAAAACACGGACAAAAACCACGCATAGACGACATAGTTTCTAAAGCAGAAGAAGAAGCTAAAAGCGAAGCCAAAAATTTCCTTGAAAATAGCCAGTCACCTTTAAGGTATTCAGCGATAATTTTAGCCTTAGATAGGTTAGGTGGAACTGGAGAACTCAAAGAAATAAAAAAAGTTTCATCAACAATTTTAGATGAAGAAATACCTGAACCAAGAGTTTACGAACTATTGAACAGACTAGTAGATTATACACTCGTAGAAAAAATAGATGATAAGTACAGCCTTCCAACTGATGAGCCCAACAGAAAAGGTATTGTAAAATCAGCGGAAGAAATATTTAAATCCGAAACTCAACGTGATTAA